The genomic DNA GGCGCCGATCAGGCGGCGCATCACCGCACGGCGGATGAACTTCACGTTGTCGGCGCGGCTGTCGTATTCGATGACTTCCGATTCGCCCTCGATCCACTCGTCGACGCCGGCATCGCGCTTTTGCTTGTAGTAAGCCAGCTTGCCGGGCGCGGCCGTGACCACGCCGTATTGGTAGCCCTCGGGATCCTGCCGCACGTCGATGCGCGCGCCGCGGATGATGATCGTGCCCTTGGTGACCACCACGTTGCCGGTGAAGACGCTGGTCTGCTTGAGGTCGTCGTAACGCATCGCGTCCGACTCGATGTTCATCGGCTTGCCGCGATCGGCCTTTTCGGCCAGCGCGGCCGAGCCGAAACCAGCCAACGCCAGTGCGAGGAAGACGGTCCGGGAAAGAAGACGAAAGGAGTAGGAAGGAGATCGCGAGGTCATAAAGGCACGAAACTTGCTCGACGATTGTATGCGGCCGATGAGCGGTCCCGCGCGGTGATGAAAAAGCCCGCCGAGGCGGGCTTCTCGAGAGGGGCGGGGAGGGCTTCAGCCCTTTCGGGCTTCGCCGATCAGGGCTTCCGTGACCTGCAGCATCTTTTCCAGCGAGCCGGCAGTGTCGCCGTCGATGTACCAGCGTCCGGCCACGCCCAGGGCCGGCACGCCGGCAACCTGGTAGTCGCCCGTGAGCTGCGTCGCACGCTTGGCCTTGCCGACGATCGAGAAGGACTTGAACAGATCGGCGAACTTCTTGGCATCGAGGCCCGGCTGCTTTTCGGACCAGGCCAGGATCGCGGCGTCGCCGAACAGGTTCTGGCGCTCCTGGTGGATGGCCTGGAACAGCTTGAGCTGGTAGTCGTCCACCTTGCCCATCGCCTCCAGCGTGTAGTAGAGGCGCTGCTTGGTTTCGGTGTCGTTGCCGACGAAGGGCACCGGGATGCGCCTGAAGGCGGCTTGCGGCGGCAGGTGCTTGAGCCAGGCTTCGAGCTGGGGCTCGAAGGCCGCGCAATGCGGGCAGTTGTACGAGAAGAACTCGACCACCTCGACCTTGCCCGGGGGCGAGTCGACGGGCGCGGGCTTGCCGAGCACGATGTAGTCGGTGCCGGCCTTGGGCGGCCGGTTCTGCGCCAGCGCAGGTGTGGCCAGCGGCAAAAGACCGAGCGAGGCAGCGGCCAGCGAAAAGTCACGACGTTTCATTCAGAAATTCTCCTGTGCGGCTGAAAGAGCCCGCGGCCGGGTCGGGAGTTCCCGGGCCGCATGAAGTAAAGGGAAAGAGGCGATCAGCGCTGAACACGCACCAGGGCGGCCTCGAGTCCGCCGCCATCGAGCCGCTCCCTGAGCCGGTCCGCGTCGTCCTTCTTGTTGAACGGACCCACGCGCACGCGGTAGACGGTGCGGCCGGCCTGCTCGCGCTCGGTCACCCGCGCCTCCACGCCCATCAGCGACAGCTTGGCGCGCTGGGCCTCGGCATCGTCGTTGGTTCGGAAGGCGCCCGCCTGCACGAAGTACAGGAAGGGGTCGCTGGCGCCGGCCGTCGCGGTGTCGCCGCTCGAGCGGGCCTTGGCCAGATCGCCGAGCGGATCGTTCGACGGCGGCAGCGCATTGGCTTCGGCCGGCACCGGCGCCGTGCGCGAGGCCGCACGCGGCGGCGTCACGGCGGCCGAGGCGGCGCGGGCGCTCGGCGCGACCACCACCGGCACGGCAGGCGTCGGCGGATTGAGAGGCCCGGCCGAAGCGGGCTGCGGTGCCGAGGCCACCGGCGCGCGCGCGCCTGCCTTGCCGGCGAGCGGCCCG from Variovorax sp. PBL-E5 includes the following:
- the lptA gene encoding lipopolysaccharide transport periplasmic protein LptA; translated protein: MTSRSPSYSFRLLSRTVFLALALAGFGSAALAEKADRGKPMNIESDAMRYDDLKQTSVFTGNVVVTKGTIIIRGARIDVRQDPEGYQYGVVTAAPGKLAYYKQKRDAGVDEWIEGESEVIEYDSRADNVKFIRRAVMRRLIGAKVNDESSGPLIVYDQSNDTFTVNGSTLPPDAGVSAPASGRVKAILTPKAQPPVAPASAGASAPAAKPAAPAPVAAPGTGLRSSTTLDGEPRK
- a CDS encoding thiol:disulfide interchange protein DsbA/DsbL; protein product: MKRRDFSLAAASLGLLPLATPALAQNRPPKAGTDYIVLGKPAPVDSPPGKVEVVEFFSYNCPHCAAFEPQLEAWLKHLPPQAAFRRIPVPFVGNDTETKQRLYYTLEAMGKVDDYQLKLFQAIHQERQNLFGDAAILAWSEKQPGLDAKKFADLFKSFSIVGKAKRATQLTGDYQVAGVPALGVAGRWYIDGDTAGSLEKMLQVTEALIGEARKG
- a CDS encoding SPOR domain-containing protein — encoded protein: MKQRQSGNIVIGLIIGLVLGLGVALGIAVYVTKVPIPFMTKTQRGGAEQDEAEARKNKDWDPNGPLAGKAGARAPVASAPQPASAGPLNPPTPAVPVVVAPSARAASAAVTPPRAASRTAPVPAEANALPPSNDPLGDLAKARSSGDTATAGASDPFLYFVQAGAFRTNDDAEAQRAKLSLMGVEARVTEREQAGRTVYRVRVGPFNKKDDADRLRERLDGGGLEAALVRVQR